The nucleotide window CCATAGAATGACCGAGAATGACATGCTCTTGGCTTCACATGCTGCGGCGTTGCACCTCCTCTCGCACTAACATAACTCCACGTGAACTTACTTAATGTCACTGAAACCGCCAAAGTCGATCAAGTGTCGTGCTGAACCAAGTGGTTTAACGGTGCAATCTGTTAGCTTTTCTGCTTGTCAAAATTAGCAAACATGAGAACTTCACTTTTTCTTTCAATTGTCCTTGCCGGACTAGGAGCAGCAACCCCAACCGTCTTTCCACAGCTGCCGTCGAATGTGCGTTTTTGATCATAGGCGTTTCAAAACAAAGTGAGACCGTGGAATACTGACAGCGCGCTGGTGTATCTGATGAGTGTAGTGTGTAAGTGTATAGTCTTTACCTTTCCCTAGGTCCATGCTAACATATCTCGGCTATAAAGAAAGTAGGTCTCGCACTCGCCTGGAAACGTTTTCATGACTAAGGCTGGCGTGAACGTACTCACGAATTAAGTGTGTACGTTTGTTCCTGTCACTAGCAAGGCTACTAATGCCATATGGGATGCTGATGCCTCCGGCGTCAAGTATGTAAGTTTGTGCTCTCTCAATAAACTGGCTTTATATCTCTGGAAGTGTACTGATTGGGTTCACGAAAACAGGCCGTAAGTACCCAGTTCTTGGGAACGCGGTCGCTGACGAGGAGATGTATATTTATTGACCTGCTGATTGATTTCAGTGTGTAAGTTTGAATATAGTTCAAAACGAATTTGAGAAAACAAAGACCTCTGGCGGCACGCAATATAATTATCATTGGCTTTATATCGTAAGTTCTCTAAACTCTAGcaattatattttataactGCTATAAATATTAGAAGAAtacttaataatactatTTATACTAGAATCTAGCCTTAAGGCCCCATAGTTATAAAACTATAGGTTATATATAACTATACTAACTTGCTTATTAATTATAGGGTGTAagtaattattatatttatataaaaataGCTCTATATTGTTAAATTACTAACGTCTTATATAATTTAGGGCTCAGAGGTAATAATCCTAAAACTAATAGATATATCATAAATAACTATAGCTTCTATAGCCAGTAAGTTATTAGTCCTTTATTAACTAAATTACTAACTATTAATTATATtcttataataatattagcTTTGCGTAAgtttttattattattttaaagGGTTTACTCTTAAtttatagctaatatatattttaCTATTAGGCGGTATAATTACTCTTATTCTTTTTATAATAGTATTTTCTTATATAACTAACTATAATAAATTTAGTGTGTAAGTATATAACTTATTATcttttattataaataaatagCTAAAAAGGATAAAATTTTAGGCagtaagtattattaagAAATATTAGGATTCTTTTacttataaataataatagGACGTAAGTTATTAGTCTGGCTTTTCTTTAATTACTTCCGATTGACTAATTTATATATAGCAAGTATGTTTTAAAACCTAAATTTAAGTTATAAACTATtaacttaatataattaaaagCTCGTAAgtttatattttaatatactattatatattaCTAATATTATATTTCTAGTACGTAAGTTTTCTTACTATAAAATATagtattatatattaaactACTAGTAGGCGGGTGGTCCTATTACAGGTCAATTTTATCTCTTAATGTAATTCTTAATATTACTGCTAACTTATATATAGGTAGATAGTTATCTATTAGACGCTTTTCATATAAGCTTTTTAGCTAATTATTAAATAGTAAGTATATCTATCCCTCGCGTTTAATAAAACTTTATTAAtagatatatattattagAGATCTAGACTTATTCTTAGTTCTTGAGTTTAAAGGAGTAAGATTATATTCACTAACTTATTATTACATAAATCATTATTATCTTACTAAATgttttattatatatagatAGTATGCGCCCTCCCCCTACTAatttatagctatattaaagaCTATTTCTTAGAAAGTAAGTAaatatattactatatattaaaaagtattctaataatataaatagtTCGTAAGTTTCCTATCCTAATAGAGAAATAGATATTTACCTATATTTAAAATATTAGATTGTAAGTAATATCTGTCTTTATATATGACACTAATTGTTAATACTTTTGGCAATCTTAGTGGGTAAGTTCTCTCTCTCTTATTATAGAACCCCTATACCTGCTGCTAATACTAGCGAAACTCAACCGTCAGTGTGTAAGTATAATCTCTGCCGCAAACAGTTTTCAGTTCTTATACGCTCTAACAATGCGTTAGGACCCCGCTAAGGGAGGTTCGGGCTGATTCCTGCACGGTAGCTCTAGTCGTTGCATGGAGTTCTCCATTGGAGTTTAAGCTCGGCCGACTAGTAGCGGGCTCTGACTATACTGCCTAGGACCTCAACTGGGCGAGGTCGCAGTATGAGGAATTGGGATAGCTAGGCGAGGCCTAATACACAGTCACTACATCAAAGCAATTGCGCATCGTGATCGTGAGCTAAGACGTATATGCACAGCAGCTTGAAACTCCAGGTGTGATAACGTCACAGAGAGCCCTTCTGGTAATCTGGAAATCGAGACGAACACGGGAGACGGCGGTACGCGTTCACACCCTTCGCCATCGTCGGTGACACTCGAGGGAGCATATCCCTCCTCCTTGCAAGAGAAGCATGTAAGCCCCCTTCTCGCTTTCTCTCAGGGATGCGtgcagcgccgacggcagggTGCGGCTCTCTAATGGATGAAGGTGCAGAAGGCGGCGAGAAGAGGCTGGCCTAGTAGTGTTCTGTCACAGGTGATTCACAAAGGGCCCAGTATATAGTGCAGAACGATATATAGTGCAGAACGATATATAGTGCAGAACGATATATAGTGCAGAACGATATATAGTGCAGAACGATATATAGTGCAGAACGATATATAGTGCAGAACGATATATAGTGCAGAACGATATATAGTGCAGAACGATATATAGTGCAGAACGATATATAGGGCAGAAAGGTACATAGGGGGAGAAAAGAGACGTACAAGCGTAACGGGGAGCGTTCCCAGCCATGCATAGGTACTACACGTTACATTAGCCCAGGggagagggaagggaagaagaaaaggggcGACTGAGCCCTTTGAGGCTTTGTTGGAGCTGCATCGATAGGCAGAACGTCTGAATTCATATCATGCACGTCAGCGCTGTCACTCCTAGACATGACTGCACGCACGGCCTTGAGCGGACAAAACAAAGCGAGTCCCCTTCCGAGAGACAGGTTAAAGTTTGCACAGTCACGACCGAGCGATATCGTAGATACCTCCTCCTTGGGCTTCTTAGCGACATGGCAATTATCTGGCTAGAGAAAGTCGTTGCTCGACACTTCGTTTCAAAAGAAAGTCCCTGAGGTTTGGCACTTTCGAGTTCTAACCCATTCTCCGCCATGTATCCAAGTGACAGCTAATCATATGCCAGATATTAGGAGTTAGTGGATCCGGCAGGTAGCTAGTGGTTAGGGTTCTGGGCTGGGATTAGGGGTTAATGTAGTATATGTCGTTTTTACGTTCGTGTTAATATAGGCAATTGCGATGCCATAGGTATAAGAGGCGGGGAGTAATAGAGTGTGACAGATATAGCTATCTAGTAATATTTTTGAACCCAAGTATTGAAACATGGGGGTCAAGGAACAGGTCTCTATTTTAAACGCCTAAAATAAACGGGCAGATGGATAAAGTCGTTGAGGTATTGAGGTAGCACCATGCTACTAGGTATGTATACCGCTGAGATCATACTAATGCTATTGCGCCGTACGCCATACACAACCCATGCAAATTCCCCGTAGCCGCTGTGACTGCACATGGCCCTTAGTCGATGGCCATGGTGTCGTCTCCGTCCAGCACCGCCTCCTGCTCCAGGGGCACGCCGCGACCCctgccggccagcagctccctCCGCACCTCGGGCCCGATGGCCGAGTGGCCGTGGCTCAGGAGAAGGTCCAGCAGCGACTCGCGTTGGTCCTCGGTGATGTCGCCCTTGTACCTTTGCGCAAAAGCCAGCAGGCTCTGGTGCCAGATGACGGGCAGCTTCGTCTTGACGTCGCCCTCTGcgacgcccatcatggcgtcTCCCTGCTGCACGTTGGCGGGGTCGACGCTGCGAAAGCGCAAGAAGTGAAACACCAGCGCGTCGATGACTTGGTAGGGTAGGGCGTACTTCTTCTCGAGCAGTGTTTTGATGAAGATGTTggtcgcgccgccaccctcgctgcccgccgacgcctcctGCGCGGCAATGTCGCACAGGCCCTTGAGTGCAGCCGCCGAATGCAGGACGGGGATCGATATCCtcgccaagacggccgagatGATGTGCGCCTCCCGCAGGGTGCAGGTACCGCTGCCAACGAGCGGGAAGAGGAAGCCCTTGAAAAAAGCAGCTGGCTTGTAAAGAGCCTTCTTGAGTGAGTTGAAAAGATGGACGTTGAGCTTTTTCGTCTCGTAGATGTCCTCACGGACCCGCTCTAGAATCACCATCTCGAGGAATCGCTGGATGACTATGGGCTTGTGGGAGACGAATATCCTCGTCGCTTGGTAGCAGGCATTGGTCGTCCAGCTCTCGGGCTTTGTGATTTCCAGAATCTCCTCCCAGTGAGGAATGGTGGGGAGGATCTTGAAGGGTTTGGGGAGCGGCCCGGACTTGTAGCGCGACAAGATCTGCCCGATTCTGGAGGGGGTTAGCAAACAGGGGGTCGCATAGAGTGTGGGGATGGACTGACTTGGTGTAAGCCTCGACCACCTTGGGAGGCAGCTCGTAGTCATCAACAGGCAGTCCGGCTTCCTTTCTGGCCTCTGCagcctcgtgggcggcaaTCTTCTCGAGAATCAGGTCCGCCAGGTTCCggctctcgccctcggcgggctcgtcacCCGACGGCTTCTGATCCCATCCATGCTTGAGCAggtcatcctcctcgtcgggcatAAACTTCTTGTACGTCTCCAGGTCATCTGGATCGACCTCAATCTCCTCGACcacttcgtcctcgtcgccccacgcttcgtcctcgtcgtacgccttgccctcgtcggcaacgtcgtcgaagcgcgAGTCGAAGCCAAAGCTGTCCACCGTGGGCgggggcatggcggccgccTTTTCGGCATTTTCCTCGTCTGCGAGCTCGCGGCCTATCCGCAAGATATTCTTGGAGGCCTTGGAGTCCACGAagccctcatcgccgccgttgtcggccTTGGCCCTCTTCTTGCTCGGCTTGTTGCGCAGGACGCcggtggcgacgatgtcgtcctcgagggggTTGTGGCGCCTggcctgctggcggccggccattGGAGTCGTAGCCTTGGGCATACTGTGTCGGCGTCGGTCTTGCGGATTGAAGCGATCCGTCAAGAGCTCAATCAAGCAgctggtgggtgggcggTTTGGACGGATGGAGTTgcgcgcggtggtggcaggcgggcgggcgggcggtggacgCAAAATCAAAAATTTGTGCCTTGTCGATCTGCCACCCCTCCGTCCAACCGAAGATGGCTTagcgcgacgagccggaCTGCTCACAAACGCTCACCGCCCTCTAGGGGACCTCTTTGGGCAAGTTACGGGCAGACAGGTTGAGGAACCGTACGAATATTCGAGACGAAAGGGTGGCGGGCATATCCTGCTGCTAGATAGATCGGTGTCGTATAATTTCATCCTGAAGGTTTCACTTGTTGAAATGGTTCGGGCCGCTTGGGCATCTACAACTCACCCTGGCGACCCCCCGCCAGACATCGTGGCTGCGATGCAAATGATTGAAACGACTAAGTCAGTCTGATGACTTGACGTCAGTAGGCGTGTCGAGAAGTTAAAACTGCGTCCCTCATAATGAATGGGATGAATGGATTGGCACATTCGCAGTGACAAAATATGTCATCGTCGACACCACAGCCGTGCTTCCAGAACATTCAAGGAACTCATCCACAGCGAAGAATGGGGACCCCTGTGGGCCCTCTGTAAAAAACCACCCCTGCCGATGACGCTGGCCTGGGCCTTCTATTCCGCCGGGTAGGCTCTGAGGCGGGCGACCACCCCCACTACCAAAAATGCCCCTCCATCAACTCACCTCAGTTTCATTCATCTGAACCATAGGTATCAGTGACCGGTCTTAATCCGCTGCGTCGCGATCTCGCACCCGACCTCACCACACCCGCCGCAATGCCATCAGAACTAGAAGAGGTATGTCGTCCCCCATATTGAGGAGCAGAGGGACCGCACTTTTGCGGCTACGCGCCATCAATGCACGGACTTTGCTGACGCGGCGCAAAAAAGCTTGCCGGCTTCATCGCCCACGCCAACCCTCAGATTCGCCTCGCGGCCACCGAGAACCTGGTTCCGTACTCGACCTCGGACCCGGAGGTCTTCAAAGCAGACGGCCTCAAGCCCATCAAGAACCTCAAGCTCCTCATCAAAGATCACCCTGTGAGCCTAACCCCCCTCTCTGCCCTCCCCCGCGTCGATATCGCAAACCACGAGCTCCTACTGACCCATGCGCGCGCCTGCCCCTCGTAGAAAATCGCCGAGCATGTCCTCACCATGCTGGTCAACCTCTCCGGCGACCCGGAGGTACTAGCAGAACTggtcaaggacgacaagTTTCTCGACGTGCTGCTGTCATACATCATCGTGCGTATGCCGACTTTTTGTTTCTCCTTGTCTAGTGTCGTCCCGCAAAAGACTCACGCGACGTAACGCTTCCCCTTCTAGCAACCGGAGGAGCCCAACGCCGACGTCCAGGCCATGCTCCTCGCCAACCTCTCCAAGGACGACGCCTTCCTGTCCGTGCTCGACCGCACGCAAAAGGCGCCCGCGGAGCTGAGCTCGTCGGAGCGCGTCATCGACCAGTTCATGGACCTGTTCGTCAAGGGCCAGGACGGCGGCTACAACAAGGCCGCCAACTTCGACTACCTGGCGTACGTCCTGGCCAACCTGTCCAAGCACGAGCGCGTGCGGCAGTACTTTTCCTCGCCGCAGGActacgacggcgtcgtgcccCTGGGCAAGATCAAGGTCTTCACCGAGCACAAGTCGGACGTGCGCCGCAAGGGCGTCGCCAGCACCATCAAGAACGCCGCCTTCGACGTCGCCTCGCACCCCTCCTTCCTGTCCGAGTCGGGCGTCGACATCCTCCCCTACGTCCTCCTGCCCATCACCGGCAACGAGGAgtacgacgtcgacgaggccctcgccatgCTGCCCGACCTGCAGCTCCTGCCCCCCGACAAGCGCCGCGACCCGGACCCGGCCGTCGTCCAGACCCACGTCGAGACGCTGACCCTGCTGACCACGACGCGCGAGGGCAGGGACCTCATGCGCCAGGTCAAGGTCTACCCCATCATCCGCGAGACCCACGCGCgcgtcaacgacgagggcgtcagGGAGGCCTGCGACCGGCTGGTGCAGGTGCTGATGcgagacgaggagggcgagggtaagagcgaggccgagatgcTGGCGCACATGGGGGAGAACCCTCGCGTGCGGGAGATTGAGGccgacgaagatgatgagATTGTCGAGGTATAacaggaagaagggggggggggggggcaaacGACTCGACACGGAAACGCACGCGGTGGGACGGGATATGAACTGACGTTGGGATGATCATTAAAAAAATTGTATAAAGAAACCGGGCAGCCGATCATACGTGATTTCGGCATGAGGCGTAAAACATCGCCATATTAACAGACTTATGGCTTGACGGCCCCTTTGTGGCCAGGCGATCAAAATACTTGCAACCGCACGCCCATACGACCGCCCAGTGATATAATGATGATGCCCAGGTACctcttgctcgctcgctcgcacatGTCCTTGTATATACACTACCCCTACCGATGCCCTCCCATGTCCTCGTCATTCTCCCGGAAGATGCTCTTCTtgcgcgaggcgctcgcAACCTCCCCGGCTGACAGGTAATCCTCGCcacgcgcctcgcccgaggttggcggcgagacCGGGGCCGGCGAACCGACGggtccttcttcctcggccaACCCCCTGACCGGCGACTCGGGCACcacggggggcggcggcgtcggtctCGCGCCTCCCAAGGAGCCCATCTGCATGGCCGCGTGGGGGACCACGGGTGAGTCGACACGAGCGCTGGAACCAGAGACAAAGCTGGTGTTGTCCCCCATGCCGGAAAAGGAGCTGTTGGAGGGGTTTGACGGCGACCGAGTGCCGTTGCGCCCAAAGTTGGAGTGCTTTTGTATCACCTCGACGGGGGTCAGTCCCGTGTCGTGAAGCTCCACGGGAGGCGATGTGTCTGCCAATATGATTAGCCATCGTTTACCCTCGTCCCACCCTCATACTGAAACGTGCACGTACCGCCAAGCTCCGCAACTTGGGTATCGGCCATCTCGTGATGGACTGATGGCTCTGGCTcaggcgagacgggcggatACAATGCTGTAACCTTGGCCATCTCCGGAGTCGGACTCGGGTAGGCGGCCTCGGAGCTCGTAACAGTAAAGGATTTGGCGGCGTTTTGACCCCTGATCCAGGATCGGATGCGGTTTCCAGCTTCATCGGTTGAGTCCTTGGAGACACTGCTCCCAcgttgccggcgtcgacgcatGCACCAGAAAAGAGCCAGGCCGGCGCCTATCAAAGCAATGACGGGAACCACCACGGCCGGAATGATGACATTCTTCTTACTGCCACTGCTTCCAGAGTCTTCTTGCGGCAGGTCTGGCCGGCCCGTGGGCGTCGCAGAATTGTATGGCCAGTACGTCTTGATCTTGCTCGTGTCGTACTTCGTCGCGAACACatcgccgagggccgccgtCTCCCATCCAGAAGCAGGCTTCGTCTTCGTGGCGCCACccgaagcgccgccgccaatgacGGAATATATTTTCTCGTGAACGCCGTACTTGCCATACTTTGATGGATCGTACGAGTCGAGCCATTGACCGCTTGTGATGTTGAAGAGAACAATCGGACCCTTATCTAGACACGAAGGCAGGGCGCCAGGAGTGGGGGTATAGCCGCCGAAAACCATCATC belongs to Purpureocillium takamizusanense chromosome 1, complete sequence and includes:
- the ENP1 gene encoding snoRNA-binding rRNA-processing protein (COG:W~BUSCO:EOG09263KZJ~EggNog:ENOG503NVIT), with protein sequence MPKATTPMAGRQQARRHNPLEDDIVATGVLRNKPSKKRAKADNGGDEGFVDSKASKNILRIGRELADEENAEKAAAMPPPTVDSFGFDSRFDDVADEGKAYDEDEAWGDEDEVVEEIEVDPDDLETYKKFMPDEEDDLLKHGWDQKPSGDEPAEGESRNLADLILEKIAAHEAAEARKEAGLPVDDYELPPKVVEAYTKIGQILSRYKSGPLPKPFKILPTIPHWEEILEITKPESWTTNACYQATRIFVSHKPIVIQRFLEMVILERVREDIYETKKLNVHLFNSLKKALYKPAAFFKGFLFPLVGSGTCTLREAHIISAVLARISIPVLHSAAALKGLCDIAAQEASAGSEGGGATNIFIKTLLEKKYALPYQVIDALVFHFLRFRSVDPANVQQGDAMMGVAEGDVKTKLPVIWHQSLLAFAQRYKGDITEDQRESLLDLLLSHGHSAIGPEVRRELLAGRGRGVPLEQEAVLDGDDTMAID
- the HGH1 gene encoding Protein hgh1 (COG:S~BUSCO:EOG09262F7P~EggNog:ENOG503NVZ9), which gives rise to MPSELEELAGFIAHANPQIRLAATENLVPYSTSDPEVFKADGLKPIKNLKLLIKDHPKIAEHVLTMLVNLSGDPEVLAELVKDDKFLDVLLSYIIQPEEPNADVQAMLLANLSKDDAFLSVLDRTQKAPAELSSSERVIDQFMDLFVKGQDGGYNKAANFDYLAYVLANLSKHERVRQYFSSPQDYDGVVPLGKIKVFTEHKSDVRRKGVASTIKNAAFDVASHPSFLSESGVDILPYVLLPITGNEEYDVDEALAMLPDLQLLPPDKRRDPDPAVVQTHVETLTLLTTTREGRDLMRQVKVYPIIRETHARVNDEGVREACDRLVQVLMRDEEGEGKSEAEMLAHMGENPRVREIEADEDDEIVEV
- the HGH1 gene encoding Protein hgh1, variant 2 (COG:S~EggNog:ENOG503NVZ9) → MLLANLSKDDAFLSVLDRTQKAPAELSSSERVIDQFMDLFVKGQDGGYNKAANFDYLAYVLANLSKHERVRQYFSSPQDYDGVVPLGKIKVFTEHKSDVRRKGVASTIKNAAFDVASHPSFLSESGVDILPYVLLPITGNEEYDVDEALAMLPDLQLLPPDKRRDPDPAVVQTHVETLTLLTTTREGRDLMRQVKVYPIIRETHARVNDEGVREACDRLVQVLMRDEEGEGKSEAEMLAHMGENPRVREIEADEDDEIVEV